A region from the Paraburkholderia youngii genome encodes:
- the serB gene encoding phosphoserine phosphatase SerB, translated as MNLVIQSVAPLSADHHKTLVALARGSHATVIDESAIRIAGANLAQRADVEAYCYTHQLDYAFVEAGRQLRDFGLVAMDMDSTLITIECIDEIADFCGLKAEVAAITEAAMRGEIKDFNESLTRRVALLKGLDASALERVYDERLQLSPGAERMLAGAKRAGLKTLLVSGGFTFFTAKLTARLGLDFTRANTLEIVDGKLTGNVIGEIVNADVKARTLREACATLGIEPSRAIAMGDGSNDLKMMAEAGLSVAFRAKPVVREAASVSFNFVGLDGLLRLF; from the coding sequence ATGAACCTCGTCATTCAAAGCGTCGCCCCCCTTTCCGCCGACCACCACAAAACGCTCGTCGCGCTCGCGCGCGGCTCGCACGCCACCGTCATCGACGAGAGCGCGATTCGCATCGCCGGCGCGAACCTCGCGCAACGCGCCGACGTCGAAGCGTATTGCTATACGCATCAACTCGACTACGCGTTTGTCGAAGCCGGCCGCCAGTTGCGCGACTTCGGCCTCGTCGCGATGGACATGGATTCGACGCTGATCACGATCGAGTGCATCGATGAAATCGCCGATTTCTGCGGGCTCAAAGCCGAAGTCGCGGCGATCACCGAGGCTGCGATGCGCGGCGAGATCAAGGACTTCAACGAAAGCCTGACGCGCCGCGTCGCGCTGCTGAAGGGGCTCGACGCCAGCGCGCTCGAGCGCGTGTATGACGAGCGGCTGCAGTTGTCGCCGGGCGCCGAACGCATGCTCGCCGGCGCGAAACGGGCGGGCCTGAAAACGCTGCTCGTGTCGGGCGGCTTCACGTTCTTCACCGCGAAGCTGACAGCGCGCCTCGGCCTCGATTTCACGCGTGCGAACACGCTCGAAATTGTCGACGGCAAGCTGACCGGCAACGTGATTGGCGAGATCGTCAACGCGGACGTGAAAGCGCGCACGCTGCGCGAAGCCTGCGCGACGCTCGGCATCGAGCCTTCGCGCGCAATTGCGATGGGTGACGGCTCGAACGATCTGAAAATGATGGCCGAAGCCGGACTTTCCGTTGCCTTCCGCGCGAAGCCGGTGGTGCGCGAAGCAGCCAGCGTGTCGTTCAATTTCGTTGGACTGGACGGGTTGCTGCGGTTGTTCTGA
- a CDS encoding cystathionine beta-lyase has translation MTESKLKHRLQTRIVRAEDDITPGFESFSTPVTRASTVVFPDLAAMRALDWKNDAQWRYGLHATPTQIALAQRLAAIEGGNHALLQPSGLSSISNVYFGLVKAGDDVLIPDNVYSPNRDHGDWLARDFGITARYYDPLIGADIARLIQPNTRLIWIEAPGSVTMEVPDVPAITAAARARNVFTAIDNTWSAGLAFRPFDHGVDISVQALTKYQSGGGDVLMGATITVDRDVHVKLKAARMRMGIGVSSDDCSLILRSLPSMQLRFAQHDRAALSLAAWLKSRPEIVAVLHPALADCPGHEVYKRDFTGAGGLFSVVFDERYSAAQIDTFCESLELFSLGWSWGGAHSLAMPYDIASMRTAAQWPHRGTLVRFYIGLEDEADLRADIEQSLAKLA, from the coding sequence ATGACTGAATCCAAACTCAAACACCGCCTGCAGACCCGCATCGTGCGTGCCGAGGACGACATCACCCCGGGCTTCGAATCGTTCTCGACGCCGGTCACGCGGGCGTCGACGGTGGTGTTTCCCGATCTCGCCGCGATGCGCGCGCTCGACTGGAAAAACGACGCGCAATGGCGCTACGGCCTGCATGCGACGCCGACGCAGATCGCGCTCGCGCAGCGCCTCGCCGCGATCGAGGGCGGCAATCATGCGCTGCTGCAGCCGTCGGGGCTGTCGTCGATCTCGAACGTCTACTTCGGCCTAGTGAAGGCCGGCGACGACGTGCTGATCCCCGATAACGTCTATTCGCCGAACCGCGATCACGGCGACTGGCTCGCGCGCGATTTCGGCATAACGGCGCGCTACTACGATCCGCTGATCGGCGCGGACATTGCCAGGCTGATCCAGCCGAACACGCGCCTGATCTGGATCGAGGCGCCCGGCTCGGTGACGATGGAAGTGCCCGACGTGCCGGCCATCACGGCGGCGGCGCGCGCGCGCAACGTCTTCACCGCGATCGACAACACGTGGTCCGCCGGCCTCGCGTTCCGGCCGTTCGACCACGGCGTCGACATCTCGGTGCAGGCGCTGACCAAGTACCAGTCGGGCGGCGGCGACGTGCTGATGGGCGCGACGATCACGGTTGACCGCGACGTGCATGTGAAGCTGAAAGCGGCGCGCATGCGCATGGGCATCGGCGTATCCTCGGACGACTGCTCGCTGATCCTGCGCAGCCTGCCGAGCATGCAACTGCGTTTCGCGCAGCACGATCGCGCGGCGCTGTCGCTCGCGGCGTGGTTGAAGAGCCGACCGGAAATCGTCGCGGTGCTGCATCCGGCGCTGGCCGACTGTCCGGGGCACGAAGTGTACAAGCGTGATTTCACCGGCGCGGGCGGCCTGTTCTCGGTCGTGTTCGATGAGCGATACAGCGCGGCGCAGATCGACACGTTCTGCGAATCGCTCGAACTGTTTTCGCTCGGCTGGAGCTGGGGCGGCGCGCATAGCCTCGCGATGCCGTATGACATCGCGTCGATGCGCACGGCGGCACAGTGGCCGCACCGCGGCACGCTGGTGCGTTTCTATATCGGTCTCGAAGACGAGGCGGATCTGCGCGCGGATATCGAGCAGAGCCTGGCTAAGCTGGCTTAA
- the bktB gene encoding beta-ketothiolase BktB yields MQRDVVVVSGVRTAIGTFGGSLKDFAPTDLGARVVREVLERASVSGDEVGHVVFGNVVHTEPKDMYLARVAAINGGVAQHTPALTVNRLCGSGLQAIVSAAQSVLLGDADIAIGGGAENMSRAPYSMPAARFGQRMGDARLVDMMVGALNDPFQSIHMGVTAENVARKYDISRDAQDALALESHRRAAHAITSGYFKEQILPITLASKKGDVVFDTDEHARLNATADDFAKLKPVFVKDNGTVTAGNASGINDAAAAVVLMERSVAERRGVKPLARLVSYAHAGVDPAYMGIGPVPASRKALERAGLTVADLDVIEANEAFAAQACAVSKELGFDPAKVNPNGSGISLGHPIGATGALITVKALYELQRIGGRYALVTMCIGGGQGIAAVFERL; encoded by the coding sequence ATGCAACGGGACGTAGTGGTGGTAAGCGGTGTGCGCACGGCAATCGGCACGTTCGGCGGTAGCCTGAAGGATTTTGCCCCGACCGATCTCGGCGCGCGCGTCGTGCGCGAAGTGCTCGAGCGCGCGAGCGTGTCGGGCGATGAAGTCGGGCACGTCGTGTTCGGCAACGTCGTGCACACCGAGCCGAAAGACATGTATCTCGCGCGCGTCGCGGCGATCAACGGCGGGGTCGCGCAGCATACCCCCGCGCTGACGGTGAACCGGCTGTGCGGCTCGGGCTTGCAGGCCATCGTGTCGGCCGCGCAAAGCGTGCTGCTCGGCGACGCCGATATCGCGATCGGCGGCGGCGCTGAAAACATGAGCCGCGCGCCGTACTCGATGCCGGCCGCGCGCTTCGGTCAGCGCATGGGCGATGCGCGTCTGGTCGACATGATGGTCGGCGCGCTCAACGATCCGTTCCAGTCGATCCATATGGGCGTGACCGCCGAGAACGTCGCGCGCAAGTACGACATCTCGCGCGACGCGCAGGACGCGCTCGCGCTCGAGTCGCACCGTCGCGCGGCTCACGCGATCACGAGCGGCTACTTCAAGGAACAGATTCTGCCGATCACGCTCGCGTCGAAGAAGGGCGACGTCGTATTCGACACCGACGAGCACGCGCGGCTGAACGCAACCGCCGACGATTTCGCGAAGCTGAAGCCGGTGTTCGTGAAGGACAACGGCACGGTGACGGCGGGCAACGCGTCGGGCATCAACGACGCGGCGGCGGCCGTCGTGCTGATGGAGCGCAGCGTCGCCGAGCGGCGCGGCGTGAAGCCGTTGGCGCGGCTCGTGTCGTACGCGCATGCGGGCGTCGATCCGGCGTATATGGGCATCGGGCCGGTGCCAGCGAGCCGTAAGGCGCTCGAGCGGGCGGGTCTGACGGTCGCCGATCTCGACGTGATCGAGGCCAACGAGGCATTCGCCGCGCAGGCCTGTGCGGTCAGCAAGGAGCTCGGTTTCGATCCGGCCAAGGTCAATCCGAATGGCTCGGGCATTTCGCTCGGCCATCCGATTGGCGCGACCGGCGCGCTGATCACCGTGAAGGCGCTGTACGAGCTGCAGCGCATCGGCGGGCGTTATGCGCTCGTCACGATGTGCATCGGCGGCGGCCAGGGGATCGCGGCGGTTTTCGAGCGTCTGTGA
- a CDS encoding sugar kinase, whose product MALGAAARPEAQTPDILALGEAMIEFNQSAKDQPNYLQGFGGDTSNFCIAAARQGARTGFVSAVGADHFGRLLVDLWEREQVDTSFVRIDALASTGVYFVSHGPNGHAFDYLRAGSAASRYAPADLPRDALAAAKVVHLSGISLAISVSACDAALEAIAHARANGVRVSFDTNLRLKLWPLARARAVMLEAIRQTDVCLPSWDDVTELTGLTGRDEIVDFLLSHGPSVVALKLGKDGSYIATANERRVVPGHVVDAVDATGAGDCFGGAFIARIVAGDDPFAAARYANVAAALSTQGYGAVAPIPSRETVERLLAG is encoded by the coding sequence ATGGCGCTCGGCGCGGCCGCACGGCCTGAAGCTCAAACACCGGACATCCTCGCGCTCGGCGAGGCGATGATCGAATTCAACCAGTCGGCGAAGGATCAGCCGAACTACCTGCAAGGCTTCGGCGGCGACACGTCGAACTTCTGCATCGCGGCCGCGCGCCAGGGTGCGAGGACCGGCTTCGTATCGGCGGTCGGCGCCGATCATTTCGGACGCCTGCTGGTCGATCTGTGGGAGCGCGAACAGGTCGACACGTCGTTCGTGCGCATCGATGCGCTAGCGTCGACCGGCGTCTATTTCGTGTCTCACGGCCCCAACGGCCATGCGTTCGACTATCTGCGCGCGGGCTCGGCGGCGAGCCGCTATGCGCCCGCCGATCTGCCGCGCGACGCGCTCGCGGCGGCGAAGGTCGTTCATCTGTCCGGCATCAGTCTCGCGATCAGCGTCAGCGCTTGCGACGCCGCGCTCGAAGCGATCGCGCATGCGCGCGCGAATGGCGTGCGCGTGAGCTTCGATACCAATCTGCGTCTGAAGCTGTGGCCGCTCGCGCGGGCGCGTGCGGTGATGCTCGAGGCGATCCGCCAGACCGACGTCTGCCTGCCGAGCTGGGACGACGTCACCGAACTGACGGGGCTGACGGGCCGCGACGAAATCGTCGATTTTCTGCTGTCGCACGGGCCGAGCGTGGTCGCGCTGAAGCTCGGCAAGGACGGCTCGTATATCGCGACGGCTAACGAGCGACGCGTCGTGCCGGGTCACGTCGTCGATGCGGTCGATGCGACCGGCGCCGGCGACTGCTTCGGCGGCGCATTCATCGCGCGCATCGTTGCGGGCGACGATCCATTTGCGGCCGCGCGCTACGCGAACGTCGCCGCCGCGCTGTCGACGCAAGGTTATGGCGCGGTCGCGCCGATCCCGTCGCGCGAGACCGTCGAGCGGCTGCTGGCGGGCTAG
- the rimO gene encoding 30S ribosomal protein S12 methylthiotransferase RimO, with translation MSSTPSNAPAAPGATPKVGFVSLGCPKALVDSEQIITQLRAEGYEISGTYDGADLVVVNTCGFIDEAVQESLDAIGEALHENGKVIVTGCLGAKKSASGSGLIEEVHPKVLAVTGPHAVGEVMQAVHSHLPKPHDPFVDLVPAAGVKLTPRHYAYLKISEGCNHRCTFCIIPSMRGDLVSRPVAEVMLEAENLFKSGVKELLVISQDTSAYGVDVKYRTGFWNGKPIKTRMTDLVAALGELAAQYGAWVRLHYVYPYPSVDEVIPMMAAGPYKGHVLPYLDVPFQHAHPEVLKRMKRPANAEKVMERVKAWREICPDLTIRSTFIAGFPGETEEQFETLLDFIREAELDRVGCFAYSPVEGASANELDGALPDEVREERRARFMEVAEQVSAKRIAKKVGKTLKVLVDEINADGGIGRTAADAPEIDGVVYIAPSTKASKRYKVGDFVSVKITGADGHDLWGEV, from the coding sequence ATGTCTTCCACCCCCTCGAACGCTCCGGCCGCGCCGGGCGCCACGCCGAAAGTCGGCTTCGTTTCCCTCGGCTGCCCCAAGGCCCTCGTCGATTCCGAGCAGATCATCACGCAGCTGCGCGCCGAAGGCTACGAAATCTCCGGCACCTATGACGGCGCCGACCTCGTGGTCGTCAACACCTGCGGCTTCATCGACGAAGCGGTGCAGGAAAGCCTCGACGCGATCGGCGAAGCGCTCCACGAAAACGGCAAGGTGATCGTCACCGGCTGCCTCGGCGCAAAGAAGAGCGCGAGCGGTTCTGGTCTGATCGAGGAAGTGCATCCGAAGGTGCTCGCGGTGACCGGCCCGCACGCGGTCGGCGAGGTGATGCAGGCGGTGCACAGCCATCTGCCGAAGCCGCACGATCCGTTCGTCGATCTGGTGCCTGCAGCGGGCGTCAAGCTCACGCCGCGCCACTACGCGTACCTTAAGATTTCCGAAGGCTGCAATCATCGCTGCACGTTCTGCATCATCCCGTCGATGCGCGGCGATCTGGTGTCGCGCCCGGTCGCCGAGGTGATGCTCGAAGCCGAGAACCTGTTCAAGTCCGGCGTGAAGGAACTGCTCGTGATTTCGCAGGACACCAGCGCCTACGGCGTCGATGTCAAATACCGCACCGGTTTCTGGAACGGCAAGCCGATCAAGACGCGCATGACGGATCTGGTCGCCGCGCTCGGCGAACTCGCCGCGCAATACGGCGCGTGGGTGCGCCTGCATTACGTGTATCCGTACCCGAGCGTCGACGAAGTGATTCCGATGATGGCCGCGGGTCCGTACAAGGGCCACGTGCTGCCGTATCTCGACGTGCCGTTCCAGCACGCGCATCCGGAAGTCCTCAAGCGCATGAAGCGCCCGGCCAACGCCGAGAAGGTGATGGAGCGCGTGAAGGCGTGGCGCGAGATCTGCCCGGATCTGACGATCCGCAGCACGTTCATCGCCGGCTTCCCGGGCGAGACTGAAGAGCAGTTCGAGACGCTGCTCGATTTCATCCGCGAGGCGGAGCTCGATCGCGTCGGCTGTTTCGCGTATTCGCCGGTCGAAGGCGCGAGCGCGAACGAACTCGACGGCGCGCTGCCCGACGAAGTGCGTGAGGAACGTCGGGCGCGCTTCATGGAAGTGGCCGAGCAGGTGTCGGCGAAGCGCATCGCGAAGAAGGTTGGCAAGACGCTGAAGGTGCTGGTCGACGAGATCAACGCGGACGGCGGCATCGGCCGCACCGCGGCGGACGCGCCGGAGATCGACGGCGTCGTCTATATCGCGCCGTCTACCAAAGCATCGAAGCGCTACAAGGTCGGCGATTTCGTGTCGGTGAAGATCACCGGCGCGGACGGCCACGATTTGTGGGGTGAGGTCTAA
- a CDS encoding tRNA dihydrouridine synthase has product MSRLFLAPMEGLADYVLRDVLTSAGAFDGCVSEFIRITGSMLPTRVYEREAPEILHASVTASGTPMVIQLLGSDPGWMARNAAYAATLSPYGIDLNFGCPAKVVNQHGGGAMLLANPKLLNQIVAAVRAAVPADIAVTAKMRLGVSDTSRAIECAQALVDGGAASLVVHARTRDDRYRPPAHWEWVAHIDDAVDVPVIANGEVWTVADWQRCRSVSGCTDVMIGRGAVSDPFLAQRIRGLMDPCASADEWPQVLGSIVGYLNKLRAHGSLTHEHGRVKQWLSYLQRTWPQAAELHAAIRRVQDSDEILTVIGQALAAAGASAPTREHVFSDENSELHQPEPAEAIPV; this is encoded by the coding sequence ATGAGCCGGCTGTTTCTCGCCCCAATGGAAGGGCTTGCGGACTACGTGCTGCGCGACGTGCTGACGAGCGCGGGCGCTTTCGACGGCTGCGTGTCCGAGTTCATCCGCATCACGGGCTCGATGCTGCCGACGCGCGTCTATGAGCGCGAGGCGCCCGAGATCCTGCACGCGAGCGTGACCGCCAGCGGCACGCCGATGGTGATTCAACTGCTCGGCAGCGATCCCGGGTGGATGGCGCGCAATGCCGCGTACGCGGCCACGCTGTCGCCGTACGGTATCGACCTGAACTTCGGCTGTCCCGCTAAAGTGGTCAATCAGCATGGCGGCGGCGCGATGCTGCTCGCGAACCCGAAGCTGCTGAACCAGATCGTCGCGGCCGTGCGCGCCGCGGTGCCGGCCGATATCGCGGTGACCGCAAAAATGCGCCTCGGCGTGTCCGACACGTCGCGGGCGATCGAATGCGCGCAGGCGCTCGTGGACGGCGGCGCGGCCTCGCTCGTCGTGCATGCGCGCACGCGCGACGACCGCTACCGGCCGCCGGCGCACTGGGAGTGGGTCGCGCATATCGACGACGCCGTCGATGTGCCCGTCATCGCGAACGGCGAGGTCTGGACAGTCGCGGACTGGCAGCGCTGCCGCTCGGTCAGCGGCTGCACGGACGTGATGATTGGCCGCGGCGCCGTGTCGGATCCATTCCTGGCGCAGCGAATCCGCGGGCTCATGGACCCGTGTGCGTCGGCCGACGAATGGCCGCAGGTGCTGGGTTCGATCGTCGGCTACCTGAACAAGCTGCGGGCGCACGGCTCGCTGACCCATGAGCACGGCCGCGTCAAGCAGTGGCTCAGCTACCTGCAGCGGACCTGGCCGCAAGCGGCCGAACTGCATGCGGCGATCCGGCGCGTGCAGGACTCTGACGAAATTCTTACGGTGATCGGCCAGGCGCTGGCGGCCGCGGGCGCGTCGGCGCCAACGCGTGAGCACGTTTTTAGCGACGAAAATAGCGAGCTGCATCAACCCGAACCGGCTGAAGCGATCCCCGTTTGA
- the phaR gene encoding polyhydroxyalkanoate synthesis repressor PhaR, whose translation MTTTTKKTAERLIKKYPNRRLYDTETSTYITLTDVKQLVLDQEDFKVIDAKSNEDLTRSILLQIILEEESGGLPMFSSSMLSQIIRFYGHAMQGMMGTYLEKNIQAFIDIQAKLADQSKNLYEGKAMNPEVWSQFMNMQAPMMQGMMTSYIEQSKNMFVQMQEQMQNQAKTMFATFPFTPGGAVNANNASNAPATPQGNPEPEKK comes from the coding sequence ATGACTACTACTACAAAGAAAACGGCCGAACGACTGATCAAGAAATATCCGAATCGTCGGCTCTACGACACGGAGACGAGCACCTACATCACGCTGACTGATGTGAAGCAGCTCGTGCTCGATCAGGAAGATTTCAAGGTGATCGATGCCAAGAGCAACGAGGACCTGACGCGTTCGATCCTGCTGCAGATCATTCTCGAAGAAGAGAGCGGCGGCCTGCCGATGTTCTCGTCGTCGATGCTGTCGCAGATCATCCGGTTCTACGGTCATGCGATGCAGGGCATGATGGGCACGTATCTGGAGAAGAACATCCAGGCCTTCATCGACATTCAGGCGAAGCTCGCCGACCAGTCGAAGAATCTCTATGAAGGCAAGGCGATGAACCCTGAGGTCTGGTCGCAGTTCATGAACATGCAGGCGCCGATGATGCAGGGCATGATGACCAGCTATATCGAGCAGTCGAAGAACATGTTCGTGCAAATGCAGGAGCAGATGCAGAACCAGGCGAAGACCATGTTCGCCACGTTCCCGTTCACGCCGGGCGGCGCTGTCAATGCGAACAACGCGAGCAATGCGCCGGCTACGCCCCAGGGCAATCCGGAGCCGGAGAAGAAGTGA